A window of the Dyadobacter pollutisoli genome harbors these coding sequences:
- a CDS encoding glycosylase, with protein MKEKYLILFLICTLLGCSKEKPAEDSNEFPEELVRFKPYQGNPLFAGTGDSTKWDEKIRERGFILREDSTYYMWYTGYTEQTGDSIKYLGLATSTDGIKWNRSSEKPIHNSIWVEDMCVVKSDSTYYMFAESRGDTAHLLTSQDKVKWTDEGALDVRLKNGQPIGKGPYGTPAVWKEAGIWYLFYERNDTGVWLATSSDLKIWTNVQDEPVLKMGPEKYDQFAVAMNQVIKYNGLYYGYYHASAFKDWREWSTNVAVSKDLIHWKKYPKNPILGNNKSSGILVNDGSQFRMYTMHPEVNVYYPSLDSAR; from the coding sequence ATGAAAGAGAAATACCTGATCCTTTTCCTTATTTGTACTTTATTGGGTTGCAGCAAAGAAAAGCCGGCAGAGGATTCAAATGAATTTCCGGAAGAGCTTGTCCGCTTCAAACCATATCAGGGTAACCCTTTATTTGCAGGAACAGGCGATTCGACAAAGTGGGATGAGAAGATAAGAGAAAGAGGGTTTATTCTCAGGGAGGATAGTACCTATTATATGTGGTATACCGGCTACACGGAACAGACAGGTGATAGTATAAAATATCTGGGACTGGCTACGTCGACGGACGGTATCAAATGGAACAGATCGTCTGAAAAACCGATTCACAATTCGATTTGGGTAGAGGATATGTGTGTAGTCAAATCGGACAGCACTTATTATATGTTTGCCGAGAGCCGGGGCGATACTGCGCATTTGCTCACGTCCCAGGATAAAGTTAAATGGACGGATGAGGGAGCGTTGGATGTTCGCCTGAAAAATGGACAACCGATCGGGAAAGGCCCGTATGGTACGCCGGCAGTGTGGAAAGAGGCGGGGATATGGTACCTTTTCTACGAGCGAAATGACACCGGGGTTTGGCTGGCGACTTCCAGTGATCTAAAAATATGGACCAATGTACAGGACGAGCCTGTACTGAAAATGGGACCTGAAAAGTATGACCAGTTTGCGGTAGCGATGAACCAGGTCATTAAATACAATGGATTGTATTATGGCTACTACCACGCCTCGGCGTTCAAAGACTGGCGTGAATGGTCGACAAACGTGGCAGTTTCAAAAGATTTGATCCATTGGAAAAAGTATCCGAAGAACCCTATTCTCGGGAACAATAAATCCAGCGGAATTTTGGTGAACGACGGCTCGCAATTCCGGATGTACACCATGCACCCGGAGGTGAATGTTTATTATCCTTCTTTGGATTCAGCCCGGTAA
- a CDS encoding M16 family metallopeptidase — translation MIRYKQFTLDNGLKVFVHEDFSTPMAAVNILYNVGSRDEDEERTGFAHLFEHLMFGGSKNIPSYDIPVQNVGGENNAFTSPDITNYYITLPADNVETAFWLESDRMLSLSFDPNVLEVQRKVVIEEFKQRYLNQPYGDIWLKLRPLAYQQHPYRWATIGKDIEHIERATMNDVQDFFFRFYRPNNAVMVVAGAVTLEQIQELAIKWFGNIPAGPTYVRNIPKEPVQSEIRHLETSAAVPLNSIVKVFHMPGRYQDGFYASDLLSDILGRGKSSRLYQKLLKEKSLFNSISASVTSSLDPGLLVVKGNLNPGIKLEDADDAIMEILQEITENGATDEEVTKVKNQSEASLAFSEVELLNRAMNLAFAANAGNVDWANSDAETIRNLTSADIHQAAKSVLRPENASTLYYRAESKEG, via the coding sequence ATGATTCGCTACAAGCAGTTTACATTGGATAATGGACTTAAAGTTTTTGTTCATGAAGATTTTTCAACACCGATGGCTGCGGTCAATATTTTATATAATGTTGGGTCCCGGGACGAAGATGAGGAAAGAACAGGTTTTGCACATCTCTTCGAACACCTGATGTTCGGTGGTTCAAAAAATATCCCCAGTTACGACATTCCAGTACAGAATGTAGGCGGCGAAAACAATGCTTTTACATCTCCCGACATCACCAATTATTACATTACCCTACCTGCCGACAATGTTGAAACTGCTTTCTGGCTTGAATCGGACCGCATGCTCAGCCTGTCCTTTGATCCCAATGTGCTGGAAGTTCAACGAAAAGTGGTCATTGAAGAGTTTAAACAACGCTATCTTAATCAGCCCTATGGCGATATCTGGCTTAAATTAAGACCGCTTGCTTATCAGCAACATCCTTACCGCTGGGCAACCATCGGAAAGGACATTGAGCACATTGAACGTGCTACGATGAATGACGTACAGGATTTTTTCTTTCGGTTTTACAGGCCTAACAATGCCGTGATGGTAGTAGCAGGGGCTGTTACGCTGGAACAAATACAGGAGCTTGCCATTAAATGGTTTGGAAACATACCAGCCGGACCAACCTACGTTCGAAATATCCCGAAGGAGCCAGTGCAATCGGAAATAAGGCATTTGGAGACTTCCGCAGCGGTACCATTGAACTCAATTGTCAAAGTGTTTCATATGCCCGGAAGATACCAGGACGGGTTTTACGCTTCCGATTTGCTCAGCGACATTTTGGGAAGGGGCAAATCATCCCGGTTGTATCAGAAGCTTTTGAAAGAAAAATCATTGTTCAACAGCATTAGTGCCAGTGTAACCTCTTCGCTTGATCCGGGCTTGCTGGTAGTAAAAGGTAATCTCAACCCGGGTATAAAACTGGAAGACGCCGACGATGCTATCATGGAAATATTGCAGGAAATTACCGAAAATGGCGCGACCGATGAGGAGGTTACCAAAGTCAAAAACCAATCGGAAGCCTCACTGGCTTTTTCGGAAGTAGAACTGCTGAACCGCGCTATGAACCTTGCTTTTGCAGCCAATGCCGGTAACGTGGACTGGGCAAACAGCGACGCCGAGACTATTCGCAACCTTACTTCCGCAGACATTCACCAGGCCGCCAAAAGTGTATTAAGGCCCGAAAACGCCTCGACATTATATTACCGGGCTGAATCCAAAGAAGGATAA
- a CDS encoding tetratricopeptide repeat protein — protein sequence MQNTFRFLCLIILLSIFSSTARAQLLNDPASLKNIQGSLDKIYNYEFDEAETIIEQVEKKYPNHPVSYILDSFILFWKYLPIKDNPVKSKEYIHKLDQCLEAINKKYGKNSLDPEAVFYTMVARGYMAMIYNYRGEMVNAAGEGKKAYNAFVEGLKLINKNPEFYFTSGMYNYYVEVYPEEHPIVKPLLVFFKSGDKALGLKQIDNATKVGMITKAESCFYISHIYLKYESKPEKAVFYMDKLVNLYPRNPVYLMKNIEALLLSGRYDLAEKEIVNLKKINTGFYPAAWRTFQGILEEKNEKNDAAAQKEYLLALKTPHDDQYTKEYHALAYAGLARISARAGSKSKAKDYYKKCLDKAEYRSVIKEARAFK from the coding sequence ATGCAAAATACGTTTCGATTTCTGTGTTTAATTATACTGCTGTCTATTTTCTCTTCCACCGCCCGAGCTCAACTGCTAAACGATCCTGCTTCTCTCAAAAATATTCAGGGTAGTCTTGACAAAATCTACAACTACGAATTCGACGAGGCTGAAACCATTATTGAACAGGTTGAAAAAAAATATCCCAACCACCCCGTTTCCTACATTCTCGATTCATTTATTCTTTTCTGGAAATACCTTCCGATCAAGGATAACCCGGTGAAGTCGAAGGAGTATATTCATAAACTGGACCAATGTCTGGAAGCGATCAATAAAAAATACGGCAAAAACAGCCTGGATCCGGAAGCGGTTTTTTACACAATGGTGGCCCGGGGCTACATGGCTATGATCTATAATTATCGTGGCGAAATGGTCAATGCGGCTGGGGAAGGTAAAAAAGCCTACAATGCATTCGTGGAGGGGCTGAAACTTATCAATAAAAACCCAGAATTCTATTTCACTTCGGGGATGTACAACTATTATGTCGAGGTTTATCCCGAAGAACATCCTATTGTAAAACCGTTACTGGTGTTTTTTAAGAGCGGCGATAAAGCGTTGGGATTGAAACAGATAGACAATGCCACCAAAGTAGGTATGATCACAAAGGCAGAGTCCTGTTTTTATATTTCGCACATTTATCTAAAATATGAAAGTAAGCCGGAAAAGGCGGTTTTTTATATGGATAAGCTGGTCAATCTGTATCCAAGGAATCCGGTTTACCTGATGAAAAATATTGAGGCATTGCTGCTTTCAGGGAGGTACGATCTGGCTGAAAAGGAAATTGTTAACCTGAAAAAGATCAATACCGGGTTTTACCCTGCTGCCTGGCGGACTTTTCAGGGGATTTTGGAAGAGAAAAACGAAAAGAATGATGCTGCTGCTCAAAAAGAGTATTTGCTGGCATTAAAAACACCCCACGATGATCAGTACACAAAGGAATATCATGCGCTGGCTTACGCCGGGCTTGCACGGATTTCTGCACGTGCAGGAAGTAAATCGAAGGCAAAGGATTATTATAAAAAATGCCTTGACAAAGCTGAATACCGCTCGGTAATCAAAGAAGCCAGGGCATTTAAGTAG
- a CDS encoding amidohydrolase family protein, giving the protein MKKVILLLSITVSASFSACAQDASKVTQPLGFEEYDPISTLKVEEHVVRRAKFPFIDVHNHQYQMPTQDLKALTAQMDSLNMGIMVNLSGRGWSQEWSEGTATLKGSLENIAKNQPKRIAVFTNLQFKGFGESDWSAKAVKQLEEDVKMGAKGLKIYKSLGFSGIKDDKGNRVAVSDPRLQPVWQKCGELGIPVLIHTADVPSFWDPMDRYNERWLELKTHPGRRRGANDPIPFDSLIAEQHHIFRKNPKTTFINAHMGWYPNNLKKLDSLMIAFPNMYVEIGAVIAELGRQPRTAKKFFNKYQDRVLFGKDSWVPSEYATYFRVLETEDEYFPYHKKYHAFWRMYGMGLSDEVLKKLYYKNALKIIPGLDKSQFPK; this is encoded by the coding sequence ATGAAAAAAGTAATACTCCTCCTTTCCATAACGGTCAGCGCATCGTTTAGTGCCTGCGCGCAAGATGCTTCGAAAGTCACACAACCACTTGGTTTTGAAGAGTATGACCCGATTTCCACGCTCAAAGTGGAAGAACATGTGGTAAGGCGCGCCAAATTTCCATTCATCGACGTACACAATCATCAGTACCAGATGCCAACCCAGGACCTGAAAGCATTGACCGCTCAAATGGACAGCCTGAACATGGGAATCATGGTCAATTTGAGTGGTCGCGGATGGTCACAGGAATGGAGCGAAGGTACTGCTACATTGAAAGGTTCTTTGGAAAATATTGCCAAAAATCAACCGAAACGCATCGCTGTTTTCACCAATCTTCAGTTCAAAGGCTTTGGTGAAAGCGACTGGTCTGCCAAGGCTGTAAAGCAATTGGAGGAAGACGTTAAAATGGGTGCGAAAGGATTGAAAATCTATAAAAGTCTTGGTTTCAGTGGCATTAAGGATGATAAGGGTAATCGGGTAGCTGTAAGCGATCCAAGATTACAACCTGTGTGGCAGAAGTGCGGCGAGCTGGGTATACCGGTTTTGATCCACACGGCCGATGTCCCATCATTCTGGGACCCGATGGACCGATACAATGAGCGGTGGCTTGAATTAAAAACACATCCTGGACGTCGTCGCGGTGCAAATGATCCCATTCCTTTCGACTCACTAATCGCTGAGCAGCATCATATTTTTCGCAAGAATCCCAAAACTACTTTTATCAATGCACATATGGGCTGGTATCCCAACAATCTGAAAAAGCTTGACAGCCTGATGATCGCATTCCCGAATATGTATGTAGAGATCGGCGCGGTTATTGCGGAGCTGGGCAGGCAGCCACGCACGGCGAAAAAGTTTTTTAACAAATACCAGGACCGCGTTTTGTTCGGGAAGGATAGCTGGGTACCGTCTGAATATGCAACTTATTTCCGCGTGCTGGAAACGGAAGATGAGTACTTTCCCTACCACAAAAAATACCACGCATTCTGGCGAATGTATGGTATGGGTTTGTCTGACGAAGTGTTGAAAAAGTTATATTATAAGAACGCCCTTAAAATCATTCCGGGATTAGATAAAAGCCAGTTCCCCAAATAG
- the ispF gene encoding 2-C-methyl-D-erythritol 2,4-cyclodiphosphate synthase: protein MFPFRIGQGYDVHQLVEDRPFWLGGILIPHTHGAKGHSDADVVCHVICDALLGAANLRNIGYHFSDKDPQWKGVDSKILLAKVLEMIREKGYEVGNVDVTIVLQNPKLNPHIPDMKACLAKVTAISEEDISIKATTSEHLGFVGREEGIAAHCVALIYVPEHFPGNQK from the coding sequence ATGTTTCCCTTCCGGATAGGACAAGGCTACGACGTACATCAATTGGTAGAAGACCGGCCTTTTTGGCTTGGCGGTATTTTGATCCCCCACACACACGGTGCAAAGGGGCATTCAGACGCGGATGTAGTCTGTCACGTCATTTGCGATGCACTGCTGGGTGCCGCTAATCTTCGTAATATTGGATATCATTTCTCCGATAAGGATCCGCAGTGGAAAGGGGTGGACAGCAAAATTCTGCTGGCCAAAGTCCTTGAAATGATCAGAGAGAAAGGATATGAAGTAGGAAATGTAGACGTCACTATCGTACTACAAAATCCTAAACTGAACCCGCATATCCCGGATATGAAAGCGTGCCTGGCAAAGGTTACCGCCATTTCCGAGGAGGACATTTCTATTAAAGCGACGACTTCGGAACATCTCGGATTTGTAGGGAGAGAAGAAGGTATTGCCGCGCATTGTGTTGCATTGATATACGTTCCTGAGCACTTTCCGGGAAATCAAAAATAA
- a CDS encoding Dps family protein: MKTNIGISDSNTQAVAFQLNKLLANEFVLYTKTRNYHWNIGGMNFFELHKLFEGQYEQLQEIMDEIAERIRAIGHYSEARLVDILKLTDLLEPEYTNDEKTQLKNLLDDHETIIRILRTEITEFADTYKDLGSSDYVTGLLRTHEKMAWMLRAFLK; this comes from the coding sequence ATGAAAACAAACATCGGAATTTCGGACAGTAATACGCAGGCTGTCGCTTTTCAGCTGAACAAGTTGCTGGCCAATGAATTTGTGCTTTATACCAAAACCCGCAATTACCATTGGAACATCGGCGGGATGAATTTTTTCGAACTTCACAAGTTGTTTGAAGGACAATACGAGCAACTGCAGGAGATTATGGACGAAATCGCAGAGCGTATCAGAGCCATAGGTCACTATTCGGAAGCCCGGTTGGTGGATATTCTAAAATTGACAGACCTGCTGGAGCCTGAGTACACCAATGATGAAAAAACTCAGTTGAAAAACCTCCTGGATGATCACGAAACGATTATCAGAATATTGCGTACAGAGATCACCGAGTTCGCAGATACCTATAAAGACCTGGGATCGAGCGACTATGTGACTGGCTTACTGCGTACCCACGAGAAAATGGCATGGATGTTGCGCGCGTTTCTGAAGTAA
- a CDS encoding RNA polymerase sigma factor, with product MNELERINSGVDRQPLTKTNNTLTSLEVYDQYGAMAYGIILQIIPQPHLAQEVLVSVFSSPQLLSCNSYPFTFAVCVIKLARAKAVEAKRKLMAIAPVGDDFIHNSDASPQAIFDLAFRQGFTPEEVARKLNISKSEVLRSFHEFFKSYRNANLNTQ from the coding sequence ATGAATGAATTGGAACGAATTAACAGTGGAGTTGACCGCCAACCCCTTACTAAGACAAATAACACCCTCACCTCTCTTGAAGTATATGATCAGTATGGAGCAATGGCTTATGGCATTATTTTACAGATCATACCGCAACCACATTTAGCCCAGGAAGTATTGGTAAGTGTTTTTTCATCGCCTCAATTACTGTCTTGCAATAGTTACCCATTCACTTTTGCCGTTTGCGTGATCAAGCTGGCGAGGGCAAAGGCTGTGGAAGCAAAACGCAAATTAATGGCCATAGCACCCGTGGGAGATGATTTTATACACAACTCAGACGCTTCACCACAAGCGATTTTCGATCTGGCTTTCAGGCAGGGCTTCACGCCGGAGGAAGTTGCCCGAAAGTTGAATATATCCAAATCAGAAGTTCTTCGTTCTTTTCATGAGTTTTTTAAATCTTATCGCAACGCTAATCTGAACACCCAGTGA
- a CDS encoding HAD family hydrolase, whose translation MKEKIAVIFDMDGVICHTNPFHSKAFRAFFSKRDLAPTDEEFAQHMYGKSNSYILSHFLKRVIEGEELLQMEDEKESLFRQIYEPYIDPISGIVEFMQDLKANGVDLGVATSAPRANLELILSKVLIRPILGSILASENVKKHKPDPEVYLTSAQNLGVMPDQCVVFEDSFSGVSAALNAGMRVVGVLSSHTIEELPPCNLYIENYREMSFEKIKDLF comes from the coding sequence ATGAAAGAAAAAATTGCAGTAATTTTTGACATGGATGGTGTTATTTGTCACACCAATCCCTTCCATTCCAAGGCCTTTCGTGCGTTTTTTTCAAAGCGTGACCTGGCTCCTACTGACGAAGAATTTGCGCAGCATATGTATGGAAAAAGCAATAGCTACATACTCAGTCATTTTTTGAAACGGGTGATTGAAGGCGAGGAGCTCTTGCAAATGGAAGACGAAAAGGAGAGCTTATTCCGGCAGATCTACGAACCTTACATTGATCCTATCTCGGGAATCGTTGAATTCATGCAAGATTTAAAAGCCAATGGAGTAGATCTGGGCGTAGCAACATCGGCTCCCCGGGCTAATCTTGAACTGATATTGAGCAAAGTGCTCATCAGGCCTATTCTGGGATCGATCCTGGCCAGTGAAAATGTAAAGAAACACAAGCCTGATCCGGAAGTATACCTCACTTCTGCCCAAAATCTGGGGGTAATGCCGGACCAATGCGTGGTTTTTGAAGACTCTTTCTCGGGAGTATCGGCTGCATTGAATGCCGGAATGCGAGTAGTAGGCGTCCTTAGCTCACATACCATTGAAGAACTACCTCCCTGCAATCTGTACATTGAAAATTACAGGGAGATGTCTTTCGAGAAAATAAAAGATTTGTTCTGA
- a CDS encoding C40 family peptidase yields the protein MKKQISIPFFQIICALTLSILMSSCEVFRKAPERPSVSRSSGRRNTTTAKRPPARTPSRKATHAAKPTYSRPGNSTTSEIPEVIQVARTYTGTPYRSGGNDKNGIDCSGLICSVYSEIGVKVPRISWQQSEYGQEISKLEDIRAGDWLFFVPEAGKEGYVSHAGIVTDVRSQQEIIFIHASTSRGVREDNLFSTYFKGRFVKAMRPFSQL from the coding sequence ATGAAGAAGCAAATTTCCATTCCCTTTTTTCAAATCATTTGCGCTCTTACGTTATCCATTCTGATGTCTTCCTGTGAAGTGTTCCGCAAAGCACCGGAAAGACCTTCCGTCTCTCGCTCTTCGGGCAGGCGAAACACCACAACGGCAAAACGCCCTCCGGCCAGAACACCTTCCCGGAAAGCGACTCATGCTGCAAAACCAACCTATTCAAGACCAGGAAATTCCACTACTTCGGAAATCCCTGAGGTTATACAGGTCGCACGTACTTATACAGGCACACCCTACCGCTCGGGAGGAAATGACAAAAACGGGATCGATTGCTCTGGGCTAATTTGCTCGGTGTACTCCGAAATTGGCGTCAAAGTCCCCCGTATTTCGTGGCAGCAGTCGGAATATGGCCAAGAGATAAGCAAGCTGGAAGACATCCGCGCCGGTGACTGGCTGTTTTTTGTCCCCGAGGCTGGCAAGGAGGGATATGTTTCGCATGCGGGAATTGTAACCGACGTGAGAAGTCAGCAGGAAATTATCTTCATTCACGCTTCCACATCCCGCGGGGTCAGGGAAGACAATTTGTTCTCTACCTATTTCAAAGGCAGGTTCGTAAAAGCAATGCGCCCGTTTTCACAGCTCTAA
- a CDS encoding fumarylacetoacetate hydrolase family protein has protein sequence MKIICVGRNYTEHIAELNNEKPDAPVIFLKPETAQIRAGEPFFYPDFSKDIHHEVELVVKINRVGKNIEERFAHKYYSEIGVGIDFTARDLQSELKSKGLPWELAKAFNGSAPVSEFVPISDFEDIQNINFSLDVNDETRQSGNSSMMLYRINYLISFVSKYFMLKKGDLIFTGTPKGVSSVKIGDKLTASIEGKKMLELFVR, from the coding sequence ATGAAAATTATTTGTGTAGGCCGGAATTATACTGAGCACATTGCTGAACTGAACAACGAAAAACCAGACGCACCAGTTATATTTTTGAAGCCGGAAACGGCACAGATCCGTGCAGGAGAACCGTTTTTTTATCCGGATTTTTCCAAAGACATTCACCACGAAGTAGAGCTGGTCGTCAAGATCAACAGGGTAGGGAAGAACATTGAAGAGCGGTTTGCACATAAGTATTATTCTGAGATCGGGGTTGGTATTGACTTCACTGCCCGCGATTTGCAGTCGGAATTAAAGAGCAAAGGCTTGCCCTGGGAATTGGCGAAAGCTTTTAACGGTTCTGCGCCAGTATCCGAATTTGTCCCGATATCCGATTTTGAGGACATTCAAAATATCAATTTCAGCCTGGACGTGAATGATGAAACGCGCCAGAGCGGGAATTCTTCCATGATGCTGTACCGCATCAACTACCTGATTTCATTTGTTTCCAAATATTTCATGCTTAAAAAAGGTGACCTGATATTCACCGGTACTCCCAAAGGTGTTTCCTCCGTAAAGATCGGGGATAAGCTTACGGCGTCCATTGAAGGCAAGAAGATGCTGGAATTATTCGTTAGGTAA
- a CDS encoding M23 family metallopeptidase, giving the protein MRYYFRAIVRSALFILGLMVFGQGTFAQKQSYTKGYYQFPIRPGLANSLAGGLGDLRSNHFHAGLDIRTQQREGLPVYAAAEGYVYKVAVQRSGYGNVIYLRHPNGQTTVYGHLLKFSDPLASYVREEQYKKQSFEIDIFPEPGKFNFRKGEIIALSGNTGGSAGPHLHFEIRDSKDNYLNPLYFGFNEIKDITAPKFVNLAVRPLDINGRVNGQFDRKVYAPVRLKDGSYRLPAPVSATGIIGFDLVAHDQMTGTGFRYGLQCIEIKMDGREVFSYNIEIFPNASTRDYNNLIDYETEQETGQRFLKCYVPDGNNFNLYKTDAYKGKLNITDTLSHEVSIRISDSYENVSELLFTVKGEPQNPPLPVYDVEVNPESVLTDVQENTLVVKAKYYRSSIPFATYYAQGKEIKKKPDFYANESAVFVTDLREYRPDSVRIGNSTVKTYLRSQIFAGVASNYQADNWSVDFKPTSLFDTLFLTGERSFNALYINNRGTALNDYISVAFTPDKIPENRERTRVYRYLNGDYRFVGGTWDGDQIKFETRELGTFVIQTDTVPPRVRLVENSKKRIRGFVGDGLSGIDHFRALVNGQWVLLNYDFKKGYIWSEKLDENQLFEGELVLEVTDRAGNSTILRTEIAEPVVIPKKSRKRKR; this is encoded by the coding sequence ATGCGATATTATTTCCGGGCGATAGTCCGTTCTGCTTTATTTATTTTGGGGTTAATGGTTTTTGGACAAGGAACATTTGCCCAAAAACAATCCTATACTAAAGGTTATTATCAATTCCCGATAAGACCGGGCCTGGCCAATTCACTGGCTGGCGGGCTGGGCGATCTGAGAAGCAATCACTTCCACGCTGGTCTCGACATTCGTACTCAGCAGAGAGAAGGATTACCTGTTTATGCCGCGGCCGAGGGTTATGTTTACAAAGTAGCGGTGCAGCGCAGCGGATATGGTAATGTCATTTATTTGCGTCATCCCAATGGACAGACAACTGTTTACGGACATTTGTTGAAATTCAGCGACCCGCTGGCCAGCTATGTCCGTGAAGAGCAATATAAAAAGCAAAGCTTCGAGATAGACATCTTTCCGGAACCCGGTAAATTTAATTTCAGGAAGGGAGAAATCATTGCATTATCGGGAAACACGGGCGGTTCTGCTGGTCCTCACTTGCATTTCGAGATCCGCGATTCGAAGGATAATTATTTGAATCCGCTGTACTTTGGTTTCAATGAGATCAAAGATATTACGGCGCCTAAATTCGTGAATCTGGCGGTGAGGCCGCTCGATATTAATGGACGGGTGAATGGACAGTTTGACAGAAAAGTGTACGCACCGGTTAGATTGAAAGACGGTTCATACAGGCTTCCTGCTCCGGTTTCTGCGACCGGAATCATCGGTTTCGACCTGGTAGCACACGATCAGATGACGGGTACCGGATTCCGCTACGGATTACAATGCATTGAGATCAAAATGGACGGGCGGGAAGTGTTTTCCTATAACATTGAAATCTTTCCAAATGCTTCTACCCGAGATTATAACAACCTGATCGACTACGAAACGGAACAGGAAACGGGACAGCGTTTTTTGAAATGTTATGTTCCCGACGGCAACAATTTTAATCTGTACAAAACAGATGCCTACAAAGGAAAGCTGAACATTACGGACACATTAAGCCATGAGGTAAGTATCAGAATCTCGGATTCTTACGAGAATGTCTCCGAACTTCTGTTCACCGTCAAAGGAGAACCGCAGAATCCGCCATTACCTGTTTATGATGTGGAAGTTAACCCGGAATCGGTACTTACGGATGTTCAGGAAAATACATTGGTTGTGAAGGCGAAATATTACCGCAGTTCCATTCCGTTTGCTACCTACTATGCACAAGGCAAAGAGATCAAAAAGAAACCTGATTTTTATGCCAACGAATCGGCCGTTTTTGTGACGGACCTTCGCGAGTACCGGCCCGATTCAGTCAGGATTGGTAACTCCACGGTAAAAACTTACCTGAGGAGCCAGATCTTTGCGGGCGTTGCATCAAATTATCAGGCCGATAACTGGTCTGTGGATTTTAAGCCTACCAGCTTGTTTGATACGCTGTTTCTAACTGGTGAGAGGAGTTTTAATGCACTCTACATCAATAACCGTGGCACGGCGCTCAATGACTACATTTCGGTAGCATTTACGCCCGACAAGATCCCGGAAAACAGAGAGCGGACACGTGTGTACCGATATCTGAACGGAGATTATCGGTTTGTGGGAGGAACCTGGGATGGCGACCAGATCAAATTTGAAACCCGGGAATTGGGGACATTCGTGATTCAGACAGACACGGTTCCGCCGAGGGTGCGGCTTGTAGAAAACAGCAAGAAAAGGATAAGAGGATTTGTGGGCGACGGCTTGTCAGGTATTGATCATTTTAGGGCCTTGGTAAACGGGCAATGGGTGCTGCTGAACTATGATTTTAAGAAAGGATATATCTGGTCGGAGAAGCTCGATGAAAACCAGTTGTTTGAAGGAGAACTCGTGCTGGAAGTGACGGATAGGGCCGGAAATAGTACTATCTTGCGAACAGAAATAGCGGAGCCGGTTGTTATCCCTAAGAAATCAAGAAAACGAAAAAGATAA
- the bcp gene encoding thioredoxin-dependent thiol peroxidase translates to MGLQVGDKAPAFTAKDQNGNEVKLSDFKGEKVILYFYPKDNTPTCTTQACNLRDNYHSLLKKGYKVLGVSADNEKSHLKFIKKFNLPFPLLADTEHAIIEAYGVWGEKTLFGRTYMGVLRTTFVIDKKGVIEEIIQKVESQRHSDQILGKTE, encoded by the coding sequence ATGGGACTTCAAGTCGGCGATAAAGCACCTGCCTTCACGGCAAAAGATCAGAATGGAAACGAAGTAAAGTTATCAGATTTCAAAGGAGAAAAAGTTATTCTGTACTTTTATCCAAAAGATAACACACCTACCTGTACTACCCAGGCCTGTAATCTTAGGGACAACTATCATTCGCTCCTGAAAAAAGGTTACAAAGTGTTGGGAGTGAGTGCTGACAATGAAAAATCACACTTGAAATTTATAAAAAAATTCAACCTCCCGTTTCCTTTGCTGGCGGACACTGAGCACGCCATCATAGAGGCTTACGGTGTTTGGGGAGAGAAGACATTATTCGGTCGTACTTATATGGGGGTACTCCGGACAACATTCGTCATTGATAAGAAAGGCGTTATTGAGGAAATTATCCAAAAAGTGGAATCTCAACGTCACTCTGATCAAATTCTTGGTAAAACTGAATAA